The Gracilinanus agilis isolate LMUSP501 unplaced genomic scaffold, AgileGrace unplaced_scaffold57867, whole genome shotgun sequence genome has a window encoding:
- the LOC123256337 gene encoding guanylate-binding protein 4-like, translating to MTEESILQTDQALTDQEKALEVEQVKREAAEKEKALLEQQQKEMVQNMEAQQRTYEENIKQLKIKMEEERKQILEEQEMMLEHKLKVHGSA from the exons ATGACAGAAGAATCCATCCTGCAGACAGATCAAGCTCTCACTGACCAAGAGAAGGCTTTGGAAG TTGAACAAGTTAAAAGAGAAGCAGCTGAAAAGGAGAAGGCGTTATTGGAACAGCAACAGAAGGAAATGGTGCAGAATATGGAAGCTCAGCAGAGAACTTATGAGGAAAATATAAAGCAATTGAAAATcaagatggaggaagagaggaaacagATCCTGGAAGAACAGGAAATGATGCTGGAACATAAGCTAAAGGTACATGGCTCAGCTTAG